The following proteins are encoded in a genomic region of Pseudomonas saponiphila:
- a CDS encoding carbohydrate ABC transporter permease, which yields MTNSLAKPTLNFSRIAIYATLLLAAAVYLIPLVVMLLTSFKTPEDIRTGNLLSWPQVVDGIGWIKAWDTVGGYFWNSVKITVPAVLISTFIGAMNGYVLSMWRFRGSQLFFGLLLFGCFLPFQTVLLPASFTLGKFGLANTTTGLVLVHVVYGLAFTTLFFRNYYVSVPDALVKAARLDGAGFFTIFGKILLPMSVPIIMVCLIWQFTQIWNDFLFGVVFASGDAQPITVALNNLVNTSTGAKEYNVDMAAAMIAGLPTLLVYIFAGKYFLRGLTSGAVKG from the coding sequence ATGACTAACTCCCTCGCCAAGCCGACCCTGAACTTCAGTCGGATCGCCATCTACGCCACCTTGCTGCTGGCGGCGGCGGTGTACCTGATTCCGCTGGTGGTGATGCTGCTGACCAGTTTCAAGACCCCGGAAGACATCCGCACCGGCAACCTGCTGAGCTGGCCCCAGGTGGTGGACGGCATCGGCTGGATCAAGGCCTGGGACACCGTGGGCGGCTACTTCTGGAACTCGGTGAAGATCACCGTGCCGGCGGTGCTGATCTCCACCTTCATCGGTGCGATGAACGGCTACGTGCTGTCGATGTGGCGCTTTCGCGGCTCCCAGCTGTTCTTCGGCCTGCTGCTGTTCGGCTGCTTCCTGCCGTTCCAGACCGTGCTGCTGCCGGCCTCGTTCACCCTCGGCAAGTTCGGCCTGGCCAACACCACCACAGGGCTGGTGCTGGTGCACGTGGTCTACGGCCTGGCCTTCACCACGCTGTTTTTCCGCAACTACTACGTGAGCGTGCCGGATGCCCTGGTCAAGGCGGCGCGCCTGGACGGCGCTGGGTTCTTCACCATCTTCGGCAAGATCCTGCTGCCGATGTCGGTGCCGATCATCATGGTCTGCCTGATCTGGCAGTTCACCCAGATCTGGAACGACTTCCTCTTCGGCGTGGTGTTTGCAAGCGGCGACGCGCAACCGATCACCGTGGCCCTGAACAACCTGGTCAACACCAGCACCGGGGCCAAGGAATACAACGTTGATATGGCGGCGGCGATGATCGCCGGGCTGCCGACACTGCTGGTCTACATCTTCGCCGGCAAGTATTTCCTGCGCGGGCTGACGTCCGGCGCAGTCAAGGGGTAA